The genomic stretch TGCATGGAGTGTAATACCATGTTGTCAGCATCTTTGCAGCTGACAAAGTGTTTTCGTGTTTCTATGTCACAATGTGGAGATGTCACGCCTCTGTGtgcttcatgtgtgtgtgcatgccttCGTGTTGCGTGCACGAAGGAGAGCACATAGATGTGTATGTGTCTCTTCTATATGTGCTCCTTCACATTCCCCTCAGGTGGAGAGCGAGGAGATGGTCGACCTCTGAGACGAGATGCTGCAGATCTCCATGTTGGTGAAGGAGCTTCCTCCCTCGCTGCTGCAGTCGggcacagaggaggaggaggagatgatgtTCTTCAGCCTGTGGAGAGAGATGATGAGCAGCGTCAGCAGGAACACCAGCAGGCCGAGGAAGAGCCACACGTAGACGTAAACGTTGCCCGGACGTCCTGGAGATGAAGCAGCCGCCGACGTGGAGGAGGAGGTTGGAGAGAAACGGAGGAAAGTCCCATTGTCTACTGAAGAGATTCCAGTCT from Amphiprion ocellaris isolate individual 3 ecotype Okinawa chromosome 14, ASM2253959v1, whole genome shotgun sequence encodes the following:
- the LOC111588257 gene encoding serine rich and transmembrane domain containing 1; its protein translation is MSGMDVPLVDHNETGISSVDNGTFLRFSPTSSSTSAAASSPGRPGNVYVYVWLFLGLLVFLLTLLIISLHRLKNIISSSSSVPDCSSEGGSSFTNMEICSISSQRSTISSLST